The genomic DNA ATTAAAAAGGACGTTAGTGAACAGGAATATGCGGTGATTAGTGAAAATTTAGCGAAACTTCCAGGGGTAGACGCATCAGTTGATTGGGAGAGAATCTATGTAAATGATGGTCTATTTCGTTCCGTTCTTGGTAACGTTTCAAATGCTGATGAAGGATTGCCACGTGAAAGATTAGATTATTATTTAGTGCGTGATTATAGCCGAAATGATAGGGTCGGCAAAAGTTATATCGAACAGCAATACGAAGATGTACTTCATGGTACGAAAAAAGAAGTAAGAAGCATTGCTGATAAACAAGGCAATACAATGAGAACGGAAACGGTTTCGGAAGGAAAAAGCGGTAAAAATTTAACTTTAACCATAGATATGGAATTGCAAAAAAAAGTAGAGGAGAGTATAGAAAAAATATTAAAACAATATAAAGGATCAGAATCAATGTTAGACCGTGCTTTCGTAGTGATGATGAATCCTAAAAATGGCCAAGTATTATCAATGGCTGGGAAAAGGCTTGTAGAAAAAGATGGGAAAATGGAAGTAGAAGATTATGCTTTAGGCACGCTGACAAGTTCATATGAGCTTGGATCAACGGTTAAAGGTGCGACAGTGTTAACAGGGTTTGAAACAAATGCAATAACTCCTGGAACACATTTTTATGATGCACCTATGAAGTTTAAAGGAACTAAGGAAAAGAAGTCTTGGAAAAATTTTGGTGATATAGACGATCTAAGAGCGTTACAAGTTTCTTCAAACGTTTATATGTTTAATATAGCATTAAAAATTGCTGGTGTGGATTATGTGAAAAATAGTTCACTAGATATTAAACAAGAATATTTTGATAAAATGAGATATTATTTCAGGCAATTTGGACTAGGCGTACAAACTGGTATTGATTTACCGAATGAAACTGCAGGACAAATTGGAAGAAAAGATAATCAGCCTGGTTTCTTATTAGATTATTCTATTGGACAATATGATACATATACACCACTTCAGCTTGCACAATATATTTCGACTATCGCAAATGGAGGGTATCGAATGAAACCACAAATTGTTCAAGAGATTAGAGAACAAACCGTTCAAAAAGATGAGGTTGGTAAAGTAGTACAATCAATAGAACCCGTTGTTTTAAATAGAATCGATATGAAACAAGAATATATTAATCAAGTAAAAGAAGGATTTAGAAAAGTATTTCAAGAAGGAGATGGAACGGGAGTAAGAGCGTTCCAAAAAGCACCATATAAACCAGCTGGTAAAACAGGGACCGCACAAACTGTATATGGTGGAGAAAATGAAATTGGGCGAAATGCGAAAGGCGATCGTAGAGAATGTTATAACTTAACATTAGCTGGATATGCGCCATATGATGATCCAGAAGTAGCATTTTCTGTTGTAGTACCGTGGGTTGAAAATGATAAATCGGGCATTAACTCCGATATTGGAAAAGAAGTTTTAGATGCTTATTTTGATTTGAAAAATAAGCGATTAACTGGTGAAGCGCCAAAAACAGATGCCTCTAAAGAGAATTAAAATGGACGAAACGTCTCTAGCATTCATGTGAACTAGAGGCGTTTTTATCTGGGAATAGATTAGAAATGAGGTATATATGAAGCCGTTTATTCTAAAATATTGGAGGAACATATGTAGCTACATCTTAATTATAATAGGGGTTATTTTTATTAATAAGTCATTTTTATTTTGTATGGTAGAAGGAATTTCGATGCAACCTACTTTGAATGAAAAAGATTATATACTTGTTAATAAGGTAAACGTCTGTTTATCGTCTTTTCATCATGGAGATGTTGTCATTATAAAAAAAGAAGACGAGCCTACTTACTATGTGAAACGAATTATTGGATTATCGGGGGATAACATACAACTAAAAGAGGATGAGGTATTTATTAACGGTAAAAAGCGTGATGAATCGTATATACATTTAGATATGTCACAAGTATCCAATCGTTTTTCAAATTTGAGAGAAATAAAAGTTCCTACGCATAAATTATTTGTGTTAGGGGATAATCGTAATCATAGTAAAGATAGTAGGAATACACTTGGACTTATTGATGAGTCAAATATAATAGGTAAAGTAGAAATGGTATTTTATCCATTTGATCATATAAAATGGATAAAATAATTCTATTAACTATTCACGTTTTATAAAATAAATCATATATTGATAGCATAGGACAAGCAGAGAAGCTTGTTCTAACCTCACAGAACACTCCTTATCACGGTTAGGCATCTACATAGGTAGATGCTTTTTTTATGTTGATGACTGAAAATTATTTATCAACATAATGTAGCAAGCATTTTAGGACTATTAGGGGACGATTACATGTACAAATAACAGTATGCTTTAATTAAAACAGTGAAATGTAAGGAGTGAGGAATAAGTGCTAAATATTTTAGTAGTTAATTTTCCAGCAGAGGGACATGTAAACCCTACATTAAATTTAGTGAAAGCCTTTACTGAACGAGGGGATAACGTACATTATATTACAACTGCAAACTTTAAAGATAGGATTGAAGATTTAGGAGCTACTGTACATACACATCCGGATCTATTAAAGGAGATTTCTATTGATGCTGAAACCTCATCTGGGTTAAATGCTTTCTTTCATGTGCATGTTCAAACTTCTTTATATATATTAGAAATTACGAAACAATTAAGTGAAAGCATAAATTTTGATTTCGTAATTTATGATATATTTGGTGCGGGAGAGTTAGTAAAGGAGTATTTACAAGTTCCAGGTGTAGTGTCCTCGCCCATATTTTTAATTCCTTCAGAGTTTTTGAAGACATTACCTTTTCATTCAAATGCAGATATACCATTCCAACCAGAGGAGATCTCTGAAAAATTACTAAACCAGATGGAACATGAATTTGGAGTAAAACCAAAGAATAATCTTCAATTTATGAATAATAAGGGTGATGTTTGTCTCGTATACACAAGTCGTTATTTCCAACCTAATAGCGAATCGTTCGGAGAAAATAACATTTTTATTGGACCGAGTATTTCAAAGCGTAAAACAAATATAAAGTTTCCACTGGAATCACTTAAAGAGAAGAAAGTTATTTATATTTCAATGGGAACACTGCTTGAAGGACTCGAACCATTCTTTAATACTTGTATTGATACTTTTTCAGATTTTGATGGGATAGTTGTAATGGCAATTGGTGATAGAAATGATATTTCTAAAATTAAGAAAGCACCAGATAATTTTATAATTGCTCCATACGTACCTCAATCAGAAATATTAAATGAAGCGGATGTTTTTATTACACATGGCGGCATGAATAGCGTACACGATGCCATTCATTATAATGTCCCATTTGTAATAATACCGCATGATAAAGATCAGCCTATGATAGCGCAAAGATTAACTGAACTGGAAGCAGCGCGTAGACTATTGAAAGAACATGTTAATGTGCACACTTTAAAAGAGGCTGTAACAGATGTTCTTTCAAACGAAAAGTATAAGCATGGTATACGAAAACTTAATGATAGCTTTTTAGAATGTGGTGGTTCAAAAGAAGTAATTGCAGTTATTGAATCTCTTTTAAATAAAGTGAAACTTTAATCGTTGGGGGTTTTACTGCCCGTAAATAGCGGGGGAAATAGTCGTAACTATATACAAGCATAGAGGTTCGTACCTTTATGCTTGTATATTCTTATCCAGCAAATTGCACAGCAGTATTTGCATGTAAAAAAGCAGTATCAAAAACGGGAACAGTAAGATCATTTTGGGAGATGAGTAAAGGTATTTCAGTACAGCCTAATAGTATACCTTCAGCGCCGTTTTGAATTAATGACTTTGTAATTTGTAATAGCTTTTCTTTAGATGCTTCTGAAATGATCCCTTTACTTAATTCATCTAATATGACATGATGGATAACTGTTCTTTCCTCTTCATTTGGGATAATTGTCTCAATGTTATATTTCGCTAATCGTGATTTATAGAAATCTTGCTCCATCGTTTGTTTTGTTCCTAATAGTCCGATACGTTTTATATTTTGTTTTACCATTTCTTTAGCACTTACATCGCCAATGTGAAGAAGCGGGATAGAGATTGCTTGTTCTACTTCTTCGGCAAATAGATGTACAGTATTTGAACACATTAATAAACAGTCAGCCCCAGATTTTTCAACCTTCTTTGCAACCGTGACTAGTTCATTTTTTACTTCTTCATATTGATGGTTTTGTAATAAAGTAGTTACTTCTCCAAAGTCCATACTATATAAAACTAGCTTCGCATTTTGATCGTATTGAGAGAGTGTAAGTGTATTAATATGTTTATAGTATAATGATGTAGATTCCCAACTTAATCCCCCAATTAAACCAATAACTTTCATAATGCATTCCTCCCGAAACGATTTTGAATTTATTATTTCATAATTCCGATAAGAATACAATGATTTAAAAGTACTATTTAACGAAAAATAAAAATAGTTAGAAAAGTATTGAAATTTATGCTTTTTAGTGCCATAATACGAATTACAAATTAATACTTATCCAGAGAGGTGGAGGGAACGGCCCTAAGAAACCTCAGCAACCCCTATGCAATTTTATAGGAAGGTGCTAATTCCGCAGAGGACACGATGTGTTTTTTGAAAGATAAGAGGATTCTTGAACGTGAAAGAAAATGACCTCTTATGTAAGAGGTCATTTTTTTGTTGTATAGAAAGGAAGTGTCGATGCATAATTCATTTTTAAAATAAATATAGAATAATAAAAGTTGACCAATATGAGAGGGGAATTGTAATGAATAAATTATCAACAAAGTTAGTAGTAGCAATCGGGATTGGAGCAGCCTTATACGGGATATTAGGACTTTGGGGATTTTCTATTGCACCGAATACATTTATTAAACCAGCATTAGCTATATTAACTGTTTTTGGAGCATTATTTGGTCCAGTGGCAGGACTCTTAATCGGACTTATCGGTCATACCGTAACAGATACGATTGCTGGCTGGGGGATTTGGTGGGGCTGGGTTATTAGTTCAGGGATTATTGGTTTTTCAATGGGTCTTATTCAAAAAAGAGTTGGTTTTAGTGTGAAAAACGGTTCATTTAACAAGGGAGATATTTCTTATTTAGCAATTACTGGGTTAGTTGGTATTGTCATTGCTATTATATTTGCTGGGGCATTCGATATTATTGTGATGGGAGAACCATTTGACAAAATTGTTATACAAGTATTAGGAGCAACAATTTCCGATGTTATCGTATTCTTAGTTCTTGGATTGCCACTTACAATTGGCTTGGCGAAATCCAATAAGAAACATGCACATTTAAAAATTGAAAAGTAGGGATGTTAACATGCAACCAATTATTTCGTTTGAACAATTCACCTTTCAATACGGGCATGCTGCGCAGCCTACTTTAAGTGATATTACCTTTCATATATACCCTGGGGAAAAAGTGCTAATTGCTGGACGAAGTGGTTCAGGAAAGTCGACATTAGCTCATTGTATCAATGGGCTAATTCCATTTTCTTATGAAGGGATTAGTACAGGTAACGTATTAATTGCCGGTAAAGACCCGAGGGAAGGCAGTATTTTTGAACAGAGTAAACATGTGGGAACAATTTTGCAAGATCAAGATGCTCAATTTATTGGTATGACAGTAGAAGAAGATGTAGCTTTTTATTTAGAAAATGAATGTGTAAATCAAGAGGATATGAAAAAGATTGTTTCGGACTCATTAAGAAAGGTGAAGATGCATACGTTTCATAAACAAAGTCCACATGAATTATCAGGAGGTCAAAAACAAACAGTTTCTCTTGCTGGTTTATTAACAACAAATGCGGATATATTATTGTTCGATGAACCGTTAGCGAACTTAGATCCGCTAAGCGCCTTACATACGATAGAACTTATGAAAGATATACATGAGCAATATAATAAAACGATTGTTATTATCGAACATAGAATAGAAGAAATTTTAAAGCTGGATTTAGACAAAGTTATATTAATTGATGAAGGTAAAGTCATTGCAATAGGAACACCAAAAGAAATCTTAGCGTCAAATATATTACCATGTATTGGCTTAAGAGAGCCTATTTACATCGAAGCATTAAAGAGATTACATTTTGATAGTAATAATGACGTAATATATCCAATGGAAAACCTTCAAAAGGAAAAGGTAAGCAACGTTATAAGAGAGTGGATGGAGAAACAAGTCATATTAAAAGGTAATACTAAAAACAAGGAATTACTTAAAGTGGAGAATTTATCATTTTCATACCCTAATAAACAAAAAGTATTAGAAAATGTAAACCTTTCAATATATGAAGGAGAAATTGTGGCACTGTTGGGACATAATGGAGCAGGGAAATCAACATTAGCTCATAGTCTTATAGGCATAAACAAAATGAAAAATGGGGAAATCTTGTTAGAGGGTGAAGATATTAGTTCTTGGTCTATTCGTAAACGTGGGGAAACCATATCTTACGTGATGCAAAATCCAAATCATATGATTACACAGCCCACTGTTTTTGAAGAAGTTTCATTTACATTAAAATTAAATAATTTTTCTAAGGAAGAAATTAAGAATAGAGTAGAAGAAACTTTAAAAATTTGTGGTTTATATCCATTTCGTAATTGGCCAATTCAAGCGCTAAGCTATGGGCAAAAAAAGAGAGTAACAATCGCATCTGTATTAACAATAGATCCCAAGCTTATCATATTAGATGAACCGACAGCGGGACAAGATTATTATCATTATAAACAATTTATGTCGTTTATTAAAAAACTAGCTAAAAAGGGAATCTCATTTGTTTTTATCACTCACGATATGAATCTCGCACTAGAATATGCAGACCGTGCAGTAGTTCTACATGAAGGGAAAATTATTGCGGATAATACAGTGTCTAATGTATTTGGTGATCAAGAAACCTTACAAAGAGCCAACTTAAGAGAGAGTTCTTTAACCAAGCTTGTTAAATTTAGTGGGATTGTATGTCCAGAAAAATTTATGGAGCTTTATTTAGACAGTAATAGGAGGGAGGAAGGTGCATAGTACATATTTTCATCGTATGGATGGGGTAGTAAAATTGTTTTTATTTATTTTTTGTATGACGATTACTTTTTTGTTTTTTGATTTTAGGTTGTTGCTAATTTTATTTATTATTGGGTGTATTGGACTCGGAATTGCTAAAATTCCATTTCGTAAAATTTTAATTGTTTTTAGTGTCATATTTACATTTAGTTTATTAAACTCTGTCATGATTTTATTTATTACACCCACTCATGGATCTGAATTAACTGAATCATATACCTCGTTTTTACATATTGGATATGCAACAATTACATATGAAACATTATTTTATGCAGCTACACTTTCATTAAAGTATTTTACGTTATTACCATTTACACTTCTTTTTATTTACACGACAGATTCAAGTGAATTTGTAAGTAGTTTAAATAAATTTGGTATTCATTATAAGATTACATATGCAATAAATATTGCACTGCGTTATATTCCTGACATCCAGTCTGAGTATAAAATTATTAAACACGCGCAAGAAGCGAGAGGAGTGGCTTTTGAAAAAGGAGAAGCAAGTTTATGGGTTCGTATGAAGAACCGTGTTTTAATTTTCTGGCCACTAATCATTCATTCTCTAGAAAGAATAGATACGGTTTCAAATGCAATGGATTTAAGAGGATTTGGAAAGAAGGATAAACGTACATGGTTTTATACAAGTAAGGCGAAACGTGAAGATTTCATCGCTTTATTTGCCGGTGTTTTCATATTCACTGTTGCCGTATATTTAAAATTAAACGTATTTCAAAACTTTTGGTATCCATTTTAAAGCACTCTTTAAACGAGTGCTTTTACTTATTTTTATGTAGACATGCTCAAAAAAGGGATATACACATAATGTATAATACGAACCAGTTAAAATGATCAACTACCTATTAGTTTTCAAACCAAAAGGAGGAGAAAATATGAGTTACGGTGGTTCTTGTGGTTTTGGTGGAGGTTTCGCTTTATTAGTTGTGTTATTCATTCTATTAATAATTGTAGGATGCAGCTGCTGGGGCGGAGGATACTAATTTTTAATTAGTCTTCACAAATGTAAACTAAAAAACATTGAAGATACTTATGTATCGAAACAAATAAAAAAGGAGCGACTATGCTCCTTTTTTATTTGTTTTAATGCGTATTCTTACTATATTTTGGGAACGTAATCGTTAAAGTCGTTCCTTTACTAACGATACTTCGGATTTTTAAATTTCCATACATCGTCTCAATAATCTTAACAGCAACCATCGTACCTAAACCGGTGCCTTTCGTTTTTGTACTAAAATACGGTTCACCGAATCGATGTATTTGCTCCTGTGACATTCCAACTCCACTATCTTCAATTCGTATTTCAACTTTACTATTATTGATAGATGAGGAAATATTTAAGGTACCACCATTAGGCATTGCTTCAATACTGTTTTTTATTAAGTTTAAAAAACATTGTTGAAAGTGTTGTTTATTACCAACAATGGTTGCCTCAGAAAAATCCTGTGTAATATGTATCGTATTCATATTACACAATGGCAATATCATATTAATAACTCGATTTAACTCTTGTTTTACTGAAATTTGATCTAATTTTTCTGGAGAAGGTTTGGCAAACGTTAAGTAATCATCGATAATTTCTTGGGCACGATTTAACTCTTCAAGTATATGTTTAATATATTCGTCTCTTGATTCAGGAGTTAAATTTGGTGTTTTTAAAAGCTGTGTAAATCCTTTTACAACCGTTAAAGGATTCCTTACTTCGTGCGATATACTTGCAGCGAGTTGGCTAACAATCTCCATTTTTTCCATTTTAATTAATTTTGAGCGCATTAATACAGCATCTTTTATAACTTCATTTATATAAACAATAAATAACATTAAAGTAGTCGGTAATACCATGAAATAAATAATATACAAATTATTCACTTCAAAATCTGATAAAGTTAATACAATTACAGTTGTAAATATTGCTAGGAAAAAGGTTAAAAACATGGAAAAAGCTACTTTAAGCTTTCTATTATATGTATTAAATTTTGAAGATGCGAGTGCTGTAACGATGAACATTATTACGTAAACAACGACTGTTAGCATATTAAAGCCATAAAATATAAATCTTGTAATTAATAAAATTGTAAACAATATGATACCGACAGGGAATCCACCATAAAGCGTACCTATTATGACCGGAATTTGTCTTAAATCATGAATACAACTTTCATCCATATAGATAGGGTATCGCATACATAAAATAAGCGGGATACTAGAACAAAGGGTAATCAGTAATATTTTGTATTTTTTCAAATAATGCCTGCTATCATATATGAAATAAAAAACAAATATACTACATAAAATGTATAGAAGGTTATTTAATACGTTTTGGTTAATATAAACAAAGTCCATAATATTTGCCTCGTTATTCTGAATTTACTTAACATATGTATTATACATGATAACATGTGTTAGGATGTATAAACCTTGTTCATACAAGATTTATTTAGCTTTTTTTATAAAATGCAAACATTAGCTATTCAAAGATACTTTTACCAAAACTTTTTACTGCTTCTTTCTGCATGTTCGGTAAAACATGGTGGGTTATGTTGCTACTATAAGAAACGTAGGTATTCTTTTCTAAACTCATCCTTTTAATTTCTAGCCACTGAACGAGATAGTCTTTTAAAGTAAGCTTAGACGGTTCCACAAAAGTCCCTTCATTTAAATCCGTAATCTTTTTGGCCACATTTTTTACTGCTTCTTTTTTGTCTTATAACCAGAAAAACACTAAGTACTTATTTCCTCTTTTTCGAATATGTCCTTTCACTTAAAACACTCCTTCATTTTGTTTTGAATTATATTGTATAAGTCTAGTTGTAATGTTGCTACTTTGAAAATTGCATAGTTGGACATATGAGCGATGGATATATTTTACCATATATGAACAAATTCAGTTATAGGATATGATATGTAAGTTACTGCTAATTTTATATTTACAATATACTGGAAATTAAGTAATGCAAAAAATGGAAATATAAAATAATGCAAGGGGGAAAGAAAATGAAAAAGGTTTTTGTAGTGTTTTTTGTACTAGCATTCGCATTTATGTCTATCAATTCTTCAAAAGTTATGGCTTACGGAAATCATAAAGCGGATCTTTATACAAGCGGCGGATCTCAATTATTGAATTATGTTGGATCTAAACAACCTTTATATAATGATCCTGGTAACCCAAATGTAGTAGGTTATGTTGCTTATCAACCTGTTAAAGTAAAACAAGCATGGTATTTAATTAATACATTGTTAGGACAAAAATGGATAGGTTATAACCTTTAAAAAGCACTCATAATGAGTGCTTTTTTATTTATATATAAGTCTAGTTATAATTTTGGTGCTATGAAAATTAAATATTTGGACATATGAGTGATGGATATATTTTATCATATTTAGATTGTTATTAAGGAATAAAAAAAGAGCCATAGGGCCTCTTTTTTTGCTGTATTCATGGAAATAAAATTAAAAGCGTTATTTTATTATAAAAAAATAGGTGACTCAACAATTGTGCTAGCCGAGTCACCTAGTACTATCGAACCAAATAATGTACTTTTTCTATATGTAGTTATGGGGAGTTCTTAGAGGCTAGCCCAATAGACAGTTAAGGGACAAATAAAATCATTTTAGAGAGTTTTACATTTTGTTATGTTAATGCTACAACAGCAAGAGTTAAGCCCAACGTATTTAATGTATTAGAATATGGTCCTACATTAACAGTAAGAGTACTTGTTATACCTGGAGGTGTTGTGAAAATTGCGGGTGCTGATACAGAAGTGAATCCGGCTGTATATCCTAGAGAAGTACCTGAGCCAATGATAGGATTATTATTCAGATACATAGTTATACCTGCCGAATTACCTCCTGGTTGAATAATAACTTGCACTTCATAGATTGCCAAATAGGTTCTTCCACCTTCAAGTAAAACAGTTGTTGGTGGTGTGAATGAGATTGCCGTACCATTAGAATTTACCACGGTATCTAGTGGAATCGCAGAGTTTACAGAAACTATTGATGGGGTAGTTTGAACAACATTTAAACTGTTAGCCGTGGGAGATGGACAAGAACAAGGTTTGTGAATGTTAGAGTTGTTATCATTTTGGTAATTCACAAATAATCAAGCTCCTTTGCGTAAGATAATTTTTTATCTTATATAAAACGTAGCCTTTTTGTATCTAAGTTATTTTTAATAAGTTTTTAAAGATAAGTCGAATATTGTTGGTCAGTCGACTTTTGAAATTATTTGAAACTCTGGGATTTTAAAGTGCGTTTGATAAATATATATGAAAAATTTTTTAAGGACATTACTGTAAGTTAGGAAACATAATAAAAAACGGTAAAATAAGGGGAGTAAAAGGAAAAGAAAAAGAACCCTTTATATAAAGGGTTTTTCTGGTGATTTAATATATCAATTACATTCGTGGTAATATTCATCACATGAATCGTTATTATCGTTACAGTATATACAAAATGTTTTTTGAACAAATAAACTAACTACACTAGTAGAACCTTCCTGCTTTGTAAGAGTAAGACTTTGAAAATCTTCAACTTGAAATATTTTTGTTTGAACAGGTTGTAATGTAGTAGTAATTGGTACGCTAGATCTTCTTGTTAGAATAGTTACTTGAACGGGTGCACTCATACCGACAACGAATAACTGAATTAATGTTTTATTATGATTGTTTGTAAAATCCTCAAATACAGTTTGTGGAGCGGTGGTTTCAAGGAAAACTGACACAGGTATATTTCCATTTGCATTTTCTGCAGAACCAGCTATCGTATGAGTTTCAATAAAACAGTTATTTTTTTGATTGTTGGAATGTGATTGGTTTTTATAATATTTTTTACCATCTTTATAAAAGTAATCAGCCATATGAATTTAAAGCTCCCTTCTTTTGGATATCTATATAGTCTATTTAATAAAGTGAAGTAGTGCTTGTACAACATAATAAAATCCGCTCTCGTAATTATCTAAAAATGTTATTTGGAAATTAAAGAGCGCCATTCAAGGCGCTCTCGGATAAACATTAATATTGAAAAAGAATACCACATTATATTTTATGCATGTTCTTAATAAATGTGTAGTTTTTTAGCAAAATCCTTATTTGAAAACAAGAAGCCCTAGAGTTAGGGCTCTAAGGCTTCTTATTTTGGTATTCTCACATGGTTTTTCAAAAAGAATAGAACATATTGAAGATAACATGTGAATGTTTCATAAATGTATCAAAAAAGTGAACAAAATTGCTAGTGGAGAAGAAGCAGAAATGAAGTTTCTAATACGTAAGTACGTGAAAGGTATTATTTCCGGTGAATAAAATGCGCATGGGACACCTAATCATTATTTTATCGGGGGAAAAGAATATGTTATGAACTTGGTTGAATGAAAAAATGAAAATTTTACTTTTAGAGTGAAACTAAACAAAAACGCTATTTTATTAGAAAAGGAGAATGAAAATGGAGGTCCAGTTAATTCACGAACAAACATATAAAAGTCAGTATGATTTAGAAAGTGCAGTAGAAAAATTCTACGATAGTCTCCGAGAAGAATTCGGAATGGTTGAGGACGAGGATATCAAGCAATTTGACCATATAAGCAGAGTATTTGAAGCGACGGCCGTAATGGAGAATGGTTTGAAATTGAAGGTAGAAATATTCTTTGCGGATGATGCAGACGAAGATGAATCATGGGTTTGTAAAGCTTATCAAGTAGCTTAATAAAAACTTCATTTGAAAGGAAAGTGATCAGGGTGGAAGTTCAATATGATGCGCAGGGCCGAATGAAGTATCATCCTGATTACGATCCGAATCATAAGAAGCCGTATACAACGAAAGAATTAGCCTACATATGTAAGTATTATGGATTCGGAAAGGTGAAGGGA from Bacillus cereus G9842 includes the following:
- a CDS encoding peptidoglycan D,D-transpeptidase FtsI family protein, with translation MKKQEKKSGRVVPLRLNILFLCVFLLFSGIIIQLGKVQIFDGETYKNEVEKRENTTVGLSVPRGKIFDREGNPVVDNKSLRTITYTKVKGVKQEEILKSARQLADIIEMPQEDIDKLTETDKKDFWMQLNPELTQDLVSKKEIDKFRDKDITGKELDKKIEDLKRKRVTDKNLQELTAKDIEVLAIKSKMTSGFQMAPQIIKKDVSEQEYAVISENLAKLPGVDASVDWERIYVNDGLFRSVLGNVSNADEGLPRERLDYYLVRDYSRNDRVGKSYIEQQYEDVLHGTKKEVRSIADKQGNTMRTETVSEGKSGKNLTLTIDMELQKKVEESIEKILKQYKGSESMLDRAFVVMMNPKNGQVLSMAGKRLVEKDGKMEVEDYALGTLTSSYELGSTVKGATVLTGFETNAITPGTHFYDAPMKFKGTKEKKSWKNFGDIDDLRALQVSSNVYMFNIALKIAGVDYVKNSSLDIKQEYFDKMRYYFRQFGLGVQTGIDLPNETAGQIGRKDNQPGFLLDYSIGQYDTYTPLQLAQYISTIANGGYRMKPQIVQEIREQTVQKDEVGKVVQSIEPVVLNRIDMKQEYINQVKEGFRKVFQEGDGTGVRAFQKAPYKPAGKTGTAQTVYGGENEIGRNAKGDRRECYNLTLAGYAPYDDPEVAFSVVVPWVENDKSGINSDIGKEVLDAYFDLKNKRLTGEAPKTDASKEN
- the lepB gene encoding signal peptidase I, which translates into the protein MKPFILKYWRNICSYILIIIGVIFINKSFLFCMVEGISMQPTLNEKDYILVNKVNVCLSSFHHGDVVIIKKEDEPTYYVKRIIGLSGDNIQLKEDEVFINGKKRDESYIHLDMSQVSNRFSNLREIKVPTHKLFVLGDNRNHSKDSRNTLGLIDESNIIGKVEMVFYPFDHIKWIK
- a CDS encoding YjcZ family sporulation protein, whose protein sequence is MSYGGSCGFGGGFALLVVLFILLIIVGCSCWGGGY
- a CDS encoding energy-coupling factor transporter transmembrane component T family protein; its protein translation is MHSTYFHRMDGVVKLFLFIFCMTITFLFFDFRLLLILFIIGCIGLGIAKIPFRKILIVFSVIFTFSLLNSVMILFITPTHGSELTESYTSFLHIGYATITYETLFYAATLSLKYFTLLPFTLLFIYTTDSSEFVSSLNKFGIHYKITYAINIALRYIPDIQSEYKIIKHAQEARGVAFEKGEASLWVRMKNRVLIFWPLIIHSLERIDTVSNAMDLRGFGKKDKRTWFYTSKAKREDFIALFAGVFIFTVAVYLKLNVFQNFWYPF
- a CDS encoding ECF-type riboflavin transporter substrate-binding protein, which gives rise to MNKLSTKLVVAIGIGAALYGILGLWGFSIAPNTFIKPALAILTVFGALFGPVAGLLIGLIGHTVTDTIAGWGIWWGWVISSGIIGFSMGLIQKRVGFSVKNGSFNKGDISYLAITGLVGIVIAIIFAGAFDIIVMGEPFDKIVIQVLGATISDVIVFLVLGLPLTIGLAKSNKKHAHLKIEK
- a CDS encoding macrolide family glycosyltransferase, which produces MLNILVVNFPAEGHVNPTLNLVKAFTERGDNVHYITTANFKDRIEDLGATVHTHPDLLKEISIDAETSSGLNAFFHVHVQTSLYILEITKQLSESINFDFVIYDIFGAGELVKEYLQVPGVVSSPIFLIPSEFLKTLPFHSNADIPFQPEEISEKLLNQMEHEFGVKPKNNLQFMNNKGDVCLVYTSRYFQPNSESFGENNIFIGPSISKRKTNIKFPLESLKEKKVIYISMGTLLEGLEPFFNTCIDTFSDFDGIVVMAIGDRNDISKIKKAPDNFIIAPYVPQSEILNEADVFITHGGMNSVHDAIHYNVPFVIIPHDKDQPMIAQRLTELEAARRLLKEHVNVHTLKEAVTDVLSNEKYKHGIRKLNDSFLECGGSKEVIAVIESLLNKVKL
- a CDS encoding aspartate/glutamate racemase family protein, which gives rise to MKVIGLIGGLSWESTSLYYKHINTLTLSQYDQNAKLVLYSMDFGEVTTLLQNHQYEEVKNELVTVAKKVEKSGADCLLMCSNTVHLFAEEVEQAISIPLLHIGDVSAKEMVKQNIKRIGLLGTKQTMEQDFYKSRLAKYNIETIIPNEEERTVIHHVILDELSKGIISEASKEKLLQITKSLIQNGAEGILLGCTEIPLLISQNDLTVPVFDTAFLHANTAVQFAG
- a CDS encoding ABC transporter ATP-binding protein; translated protein: MQPIISFEQFTFQYGHAAQPTLSDITFHIYPGEKVLIAGRSGSGKSTLAHCINGLIPFSYEGISTGNVLIAGKDPREGSIFEQSKHVGTILQDQDAQFIGMTVEEDVAFYLENECVNQEDMKKIVSDSLRKVKMHTFHKQSPHELSGGQKQTVSLAGLLTTNADILLFDEPLANLDPLSALHTIELMKDIHEQYNKTIVIIEHRIEEILKLDLDKVILIDEGKVIAIGTPKEILASNILPCIGLREPIYIEALKRLHFDSNNDVIYPMENLQKEKVSNVIREWMEKQVILKGNTKNKELLKVENLSFSYPNKQKVLENVNLSIYEGEIVALLGHNGAGKSTLAHSLIGINKMKNGEILLEGEDISSWSIRKRGETISYVMQNPNHMITQPTVFEEVSFTLKLNNFSKEEIKNRVEETLKICGLYPFRNWPIQALSYGQKKRVTIASVLTIDPKLIILDEPTAGQDYYHYKQFMSFIKKLAKKGISFVFITHDMNLALEYADRAVVLHEGKIIADNTVSNVFGDQETLQRANLRESSLTKLVKFSGIVCPEKFMELYLDSNRREEGA